A region of the Desulfomicrobium macestii genome:
CACTATCTCCACAAAAGGGGCCACTTCAGCATCGGGCGAGGCCTTGAGCAGGATTCGACCGGGTTGGCTGGCTGGAGCCAAGACCGCCGCGCGGTCCAGAATGAAAGAGAGGTCGCGCATCGTAGCCGGGGTACCGTCGCAGGACAGGGACCCGTCCGACTTGAGTTCGATTTCCAGCGACTTGCCTGAGACCGGATGCGCCGTCTCTGCATCCGGCAACTCCATGTCCATGCCTCTGGCCGTGAATACCGCTGAAATTACGAAGAAAATTAAAAGAATGAATACTACGTCCAGAAGGGGAGTGATGTCAGGGGCGGCTGGCTGCCGGCAGCTGTGTTTGAACGAGATCACGGCTCATCCGCCGCGGGGATCTGGTCCAGGATCAGGGCAGCCGTTTGTTGCATGGCGAAGGCTGTTTTTTCATGCTGGCGGAGGAGCCAGCGGTGGGCCAGGAGCGAGGGGATGGCGATACCCAGTCCTGCGCCCGTAGTCAGCAGCGCCTGCCAGATGCCGCCAGCCAGCATGGTGATGTCCACGTTACCGGAGTTCGCCAGCCTGGAAAACGCAGAGATCATACCCATGACCGTGCCGAGCAGACCC
Encoded here:
- a CDS encoding ExbD/TolR family protein, translating into MISFKHSCRQPAAPDITPLLDVVFILLIFFVISAVFTARGMDMELPDAETAHPVSGKSLEIELKSDGSLSCDGTPATMRDLSFILDRAAVLAPASQPGRILLKASPDAEVAPFVEIVDMVRKHGFNNLIVGTRVNTSPPGLDGDMR